A single window of Bacteroides sp. DNA harbors:
- the fbaA gene encoding class II fructose-bisphosphate aldolase → MSAKLMNHIEPGVVTGRDVQEIFRIAKEHKFALPAVNVIGTNSVNAVLEAARDINSPVIIQFSNGGAHFFAGKTLPNDNQKAAIAGAISGARHIELMAKEYGVRVILHTDHAAKKLLPWIDGLLDASEQNFKAFGKPLFSSHMLDLSEESLEENIEISKRYLERMKKMGMTLEVELGVTGGEEDGVDNTGIESSRLYTQPEEVAKMYEALMEVSDQFTIAASFGNVHGVYKPGNVKLEPVILKNSQDHIQKHYQTGDQPVSFVFHGGSGSSREEIREAIGYGVVKMNIDTDTQWAYWAGVKNYYKKNEGYLQDQIGNPEGDDKPNKKYYDPRAWLRKGEESMRDRLKTAFEDLNSIDRN, encoded by the coding sequence ATGTCAGCAAAATTAATGAACCATATTGAGCCGGGTGTTGTAACCGGCCGTGACGTGCAGGAAATCTTCCGCATAGCCAAGGAACACAAATTTGCCCTTCCTGCGGTAAACGTTATTGGGACCAACTCGGTGAATGCAGTCCTTGAAGCAGCAAGGGATATCAACTCTCCGGTCATTATTCAGTTTTCCAATGGCGGAGCTCATTTCTTTGCCGGGAAAACCCTTCCCAACGACAACCAGAAGGCTGCCATAGCCGGGGCTATTTCAGGCGCCAGGCACATTGAACTCATGGCCAAAGAATACGGTGTAAGAGTTATCCTGCATACCGACCATGCCGCCAAAAAACTGCTTCCATGGATTGATGGCCTGCTTGACGCCAGCGAGCAAAACTTCAAGGCTTTTGGTAAGCCCCTTTTCAGTTCACATATGCTTGACCTCTCGGAAGAAAGCCTTGAAGAGAACATTGAGATCAGCAAGCGTTACCTTGAAAGGATGAAAAAGATGGGAATGACCCTGGAAGTTGAGTTGGGGGTAACCGGAGGAGAAGAAGACGGGGTAGATAATACCGGAATTGAAAGCTCCAGGCTTTATACGCAACCTGAAGAGGTCGCCAAGATGTATGAGGCCCTGATGGAGGTTTCTGATCAGTTTACCATCGCCGCTTCTTTTGGTAATGTCCATGGGGTATACAAGCCTGGCAACGTAAAACTTGAACCCGTCATTCTGAAGAACTCACAGGATCACATCCAAAAGCATTATCAAACAGGTGACCAGCCGGTAAGTTTCGTTTTTCATGGCGGAAGCGGCTCTTCGCGCGAAGAAATAAGGGAAGCTATTGGTTATGGCGTGGTAAAAATGAATATTGATACCGATACCCAGTGGGCCTATTGGGCAGGGGTTAAGAATTACTACAAGAAAAACGAAGGTTATCTTCAAGACCAAATCGGTAACCCGGAAGGGGATGACAAGCCTAATAAGAAATATTATGACCCCAGGGCCTGGTTACGCAAAGGGGAAGAAAGCATGCGCGATCGTCTGAAGACAGCCTTTGAAGACCTGAACTCCATCGACCGCAATTAA
- a CDS encoding Nif3-like dinuclear metal center hexameric protein: MKLRELLNVFERFAPGSLQESYDNSGLQLGSPEQEVHKGLICLDVTPAVVEEAVAEGCDLVLSHHPLLFKGLKKITGGHFTERVIIEAIKHDIAIVSMHTNLDNIDRGVNFMLGKKLGLQNLKILQPQKGLLRKLVTFCPHSHAEKVRSAIFKAGAGHIGDYDCCSYAVDGHGTFRAGKDAKPFVGKQDELHVEPEVRIETILPAYLESSVVAALLASHPYEEVAYDIYPLENVFERTGSGMIGELEIPLSENDFLEKLKRELKVPCLRHTAFNGKAIKKVAFCGGAGSFLMERARQAGADAFVTGDMKYHDFFEASDRLLLVDAGHYETEQFTKDLLYDIVNKNFSKFALLISGVNTNPVQYF; the protein is encoded by the coding sequence ATGAAACTAAGGGAATTATTGAATGTTTTTGAGCGTTTTGCACCGGGTTCTCTCCAGGAATCTTACGATAACAGTGGATTACAATTGGGTTCGCCAGAACAGGAGGTCCATAAGGGTCTGATATGCCTGGATGTGACGCCAGCGGTGGTTGAGGAAGCGGTGGCAGAGGGCTGCGATCTGGTCCTGTCACATCATCCTTTGTTATTCAAGGGACTGAAAAAGATTACCGGGGGGCATTTCACAGAGCGGGTTATCATAGAAGCCATCAAGCATGATATTGCCATCGTTTCCATGCATACCAACCTCGATAACATTGACCGGGGTGTGAATTTCATGCTGGGAAAAAAGCTTGGGCTGCAAAACCTCAAAATATTGCAACCCCAAAAGGGACTGTTGAGGAAGCTGGTTACTTTTTGTCCTCATTCGCACGCTGAGAAAGTAAGGAGCGCCATTTTTAAGGCAGGGGCCGGCCATATTGGCGATTATGATTGCTGCAGCTATGCCGTGGATGGCCATGGTACCTTTCGGGCAGGAAAGGATGCCAAGCCTTTTGTCGGGAAACAGGATGAGCTGCATGTGGAGCCGGAAGTCAGGATAGAAACCATACTACCTGCTTACCTTGAAAGCAGTGTGGTTGCAGCCCTGTTAGCGAGCCACCCCTATGAAGAAGTGGCTTATGACATATATCCCCTGGAGAATGTTTTTGAACGCACGGGTTCGGGTATGATTGGCGAGTTGGAAATCCCCCTTTCGGAAAATGACTTTCTGGAAAAGCTCAAGCGGGAATTGAAGGTTCCCTGCCTGCGGCATACTGCCTTTAACGGGAAAGCCATCAAAAAGGTTGCTTTTTGCGGGGGAGCCGGCAGTTTCCTGATGGAGCGAGCCCGGCAAGCGGGTGCCGATGCTTTTGTTACCGGCGATATGAAATATCACGATTTTTTTGAAGCCAGCGACCGCTTGTTGCTGGTCGATGCCGGCCATTATGAAACCGAGCAATTCACCAAAGATTTATTGTATGACATTGTTAATAAAAATTTTAGTAAATTTGCACTCCTTATTTCCGGGGTAAATACCAACCCCGTTCAATATTTTTAA
- the mutY gene encoding A/G-specific adenine glycosylase — MSFSTRLLEWYAEKGRSLPWRETHDPYVVWVTEIILQQTRIDQGIDYYFRFLEAFPDVSRLAAAPEDEVLRLWQGLGYYSRARNLHRAAREIVEKGGGQLPGSYAEWLKVPGVGPYTAAAIASIAFGEAVPALDGNVYRVLARVFGIAESTEKGAGKKVFREVASGLIDREDPGAFNQAMMDFGAMVCKPAAPLCPDCIFNRECLALQQDAVDQYPVKKAPKAIRNRYFNYFFFFFEDQEGQQQFLVRQRDGKDIWKNLYELPLIETAEEAGPEKVFEMPQWKNWFPDKKELTWTGQPLSFRHVLTHQVIHAKFYAVRLPPEKALTLAEEFFLVDEKAFERLPKSRLTLLFLQRNMKK; from the coding sequence ATGTCTTTCTCCACCCGCCTGCTTGAATGGTATGCTGAAAAGGGGCGAAGTTTGCCCTGGCGAGAGACGCACGACCCCTATGTGGTTTGGGTGACGGAGATCATTTTACAGCAAACGCGTATAGATCAGGGAATAGACTATTATTTTCGTTTCCTGGAGGCTTTTCCGGATGTTTCGAGACTGGCGGCAGCTCCGGAGGATGAGGTGCTTCGCCTGTGGCAGGGCCTGGGCTATTATTCGCGGGCGCGGAATTTGCACCGGGCGGCGCGTGAAATAGTGGAGAAAGGTGGAGGGCAGCTGCCCGGCAGTTATGCCGAATGGCTGAAGGTACCGGGCGTTGGGCCCTACACGGCTGCAGCCATAGCCTCCATAGCCTTTGGGGAAGCGGTTCCGGCCCTCGATGGCAATGTCTACCGGGTGCTGGCCAGGGTGTTTGGCATTGCCGAATCGACCGAGAAGGGTGCCGGGAAAAAGGTCTTTAGGGAGGTCGCTTCCGGCTTGATCGACCGGGAGGATCCGGGTGCCTTTAACCAGGCTATGATGGATTTCGGGGCCATGGTTTGCAAACCCGCCGCCCCGCTATGCCCGGATTGCATCTTCAACCGGGAGTGCCTGGCATTGCAGCAGGATGCCGTTGATCAGTATCCGGTGAAGAAAGCCCCCAAAGCCATTCGCAACAGGTATTTCAATTATTTCTTTTTCTTTTTCGAAGACCAGGAAGGTCAGCAGCAGTTTTTGGTCAGGCAAAGAGACGGAAAGGATATCTGGAAGAACCTGTATGAATTGCCCCTGATAGAGACCGCGGAAGAGGCAGGCCCTGAAAAGGTATTTGAAATGCCCCAATGGAAAAACTGGTTTCCGGATAAAAAAGAGTTGACCTGGACCGGCCAGCCCTTGTCCTTTCGCCATGTGCTGACCCACCAGGTGATCCATGCGAAATTTTATGCCGTCCGGCTCCCCCCCGAAAAAGCCCTTACCTTAGCGGAAGAATTTTTTCTGGTGGACGAAAAGGCCTTTGAACGGCTGCCAAAATCGCGGCTTACCTTGTTATTCCTTCAAAGAAACATGAAGAAATGA
- a CDS encoding Rne/Rng family ribonuclease translates to MNRDLIIDSNASDVVMALQEEKLLVELHKESKNNNFSVGDIYLGKVKKIISGLNAAFVDVGYEKDAFLHYLDLGSQVNSLNKYTKLAMAGKTRVLPMENFILEKEIEKTGKITSVLTSNQPVLVQIAKEPISTKGPRITSEISLAGRYLVLVPFSDRISVSQKIQSNEEKSRLKRLVLSIKPKNFGVIIRTNAEGKMVADLDADLNNLVSRWYSIAEKLAAAKPPRIILGELNRSSAMLRDLLNESFNNIHVNDPTMFEELRDYIKTIAPGKLDILKLYKGKLPIFEHFGVEKQIKSSFGKIVSIKSGSYLIIEHTEALHVIDVNSGHRMNSENSQEENALDVNLEAAAEIARQLRLRDMGGIIVVDFIDMMQSANRRKLYEKMKEEMSKDRAKHNILPPSKFGLVQITRQRVRSETNVEILEKCPTCEGTGKIKPSIILVDEIENNLRYLVQEQNEKYLSLRMHPYIAAYLTKGLFSIQMKWFFKYRKWIKIIPSYSYQFLEYRFFNKLDDEIKL, encoded by the coding sequence GTGAACAGAGATTTAATTATTGATTCCAACGCATCGGATGTTGTTATGGCCCTTCAGGAGGAGAAACTCCTGGTGGAATTACACAAAGAGAGCAAGAATAACAACTTTTCGGTGGGCGACATTTACCTGGGCAAGGTCAAGAAGATCATTTCCGGGCTCAATGCCGCCTTTGTAGATGTGGGATACGAAAAGGATGCGTTTTTACATTACCTCGACCTGGGCAGCCAGGTCAACTCTTTGAACAAATACACCAAACTGGCCATGGCCGGGAAAACCCGGGTGCTTCCCATGGAAAACTTCATTCTCGAGAAAGAGATCGAGAAAACCGGGAAGATCACCAGTGTTTTGACCAGCAACCAGCCGGTGCTTGTTCAGATTGCCAAAGAACCCATTTCAACCAAAGGGCCTCGCATCACCAGCGAAATTTCGCTGGCTGGCCGCTACCTCGTGCTGGTACCCTTCTCCGACCGCATTTCCGTGTCGCAGAAGATCCAGAGCAATGAAGAGAAGAGCCGCCTGAAGAGGCTGGTGCTGAGCATCAAACCAAAGAATTTCGGAGTCATTATCCGTACCAATGCCGAAGGCAAGATGGTGGCCGACCTCGATGCCGACCTCAACAACCTGGTGTCCAGGTGGTACAGCATCGCTGAAAAACTCGCCGCCGCAAAACCCCCGCGCATTATCCTGGGCGAACTCAACCGTTCCTCTGCCATGCTGCGCGACCTCCTCAACGAATCGTTCAACAACATCCACGTGAACGACCCTACGATGTTCGAAGAACTCAGGGACTATATCAAAACCATTGCCCCCGGAAAACTTGACATCCTCAAGTTGTATAAGGGCAAGCTCCCCATTTTCGAACATTTCGGCGTTGAAAAACAGATTAAAAGTTCCTTTGGAAAGATCGTTTCCATCAAAAGCGGCTCCTATCTGATCATTGAGCACACCGAAGCCCTGCACGTCATCGATGTCAACAGCGGCCACCGCATGAACAGCGAAAACAGCCAGGAAGAAAATGCCCTGGATGTAAACCTGGAAGCCGCCGCAGAAATCGCCCGCCAGCTCAGGCTGCGCGATATGGGCGGGATCATCGTGGTCGACTTCATCGACATGATGCAATCGGCCAACCGCCGCAAGCTCTACGAAAAGATGAAGGAAGAGATGAGCAAGGACCGCGCCAAGCACAACATCCTTCCGCCAAGCAAATTCGGCCTGGTGCAGATCACCCGCCAAAGAGTACGCTCGGAAACCAATGTGGAGATCCTCGAAAAATGCCCTACCTGTGAAGGAACAGGCAAAATTAAGCCCAGTATCATCCTGGTCGACGAAATTGAAAACAACCTCCGCTACCTGGTCCAGGAGCAAAATGAAAAGTACCTCAGTCTGCGTATGCACCCTTACATCGCTGCTTATCTTACAAAAGGTCTCTTTTCCATCCAAATGAAATGGTTCTTTAAGTACAGGAAATGGATTAAAATCATCCCATCCTATTCGTATCAATTCCTCGAATACCGGTTTTTCAATAAACTGGACGACGAGATCAAGCTTTAA
- the lpxK gene encoding tetraacyldisaccharide 4'-kinase translates to MSPFRLLLLPFCLAYGFIAWIRNKLFDLGVIRSVSYDVPLISFGNISTGGTGKTPHVEYLVEFLRHDFRVAVLSRGYKRKTRGFLIAQPDHKASQVGDEPLQICRKFPDIVVAVHERRRKGIKKILEQYPDVNLIILDDGFQHRFVKPGLNLVLTEYYKPFFHNFLLPCGNLREPKKGIKRAHALIVSKTPIVFSPLDRNYFLRKLEKYKLENVFFSTIHYESWQPLVPETPNPCKSYKTIFLYSGIANTSALEEHLKRDCQELIVKRFPDHYQFSPRDLQNLRKTFKDTFSKSKAIVVTEKDAMRLQEAGLMKELQGLPVYFIPIRVRFQNHDHEDFQKLVKAYLSAQKIFSPSTKKGNDPT, encoded by the coding sequence ATGTCACCATTCCGGCTGTTATTGCTTCCTTTCTGCCTGGCTTACGGATTCATTGCATGGATCCGCAATAAACTTTTTGATTTGGGAGTGATCCGCTCTGTGAGTTATGATGTTCCATTGATCAGCTTTGGCAACATCAGCACCGGCGGAACAGGAAAAACGCCCCATGTGGAATACCTGGTAGAATTCCTTAGGCACGATTTCCGCGTCGCCGTGCTGAGCCGGGGGTACAAAAGAAAAACCAGGGGATTTTTGATCGCCCAGCCTGATCATAAAGCTTCCCAGGTAGGAGATGAGCCCCTGCAGATCTGCCGGAAGTTTCCCGACATCGTGGTGGCTGTCCACGAGCGGCGCCGAAAAGGCATCAAAAAGATCCTGGAGCAGTACCCCGACGTTAACCTTATCATCCTCGACGACGGCTTCCAGCACCGTTTTGTGAAACCTGGCCTGAACCTGGTGCTGACCGAGTATTACAAACCCTTCTTCCACAACTTCCTGTTGCCCTGCGGCAATTTGCGTGAGCCCAAAAAAGGCATCAAAAGAGCCCACGCCCTGATCGTTTCGAAAACACCAATCGTCTTTTCTCCTCTCGACCGAAACTACTTCCTGAGAAAACTGGAAAAATATAAACTCGAAAACGTTTTCTTCTCTACCATCCATTACGAGTCCTGGCAGCCTTTAGTGCCTGAAACCCCGAATCCCTGCAAATCCTACAAAACCATCTTCCTGTATTCGGGCATTGCCAATACCTCAGCGCTGGAAGAACACCTGAAGCGGGATTGCCAGGAACTCATCGTAAAACGCTTTCCCGACCATTACCAGTTCTCCCCCCGCGACCTGCAAAATCTCCGAAAAACATTCAAGGATACCTTCAGCAAGTCAAAGGCCATTGTGGTCACCGAAAAGGATGCCATGCGGCTTCAAGAAGCCGGGCTTATGAAAGAACTCCAGGGATTGCCGGTATATTTCATTCCCATCAGGGTGCGCTTCCAGAACCACGACCACGAAGACTTTCAAAAACTGGTCAAGGCTTATCTTTCAGCTCAAAAGATATTCTCCCCAAGCACCAAAAAAGGAAATGATCCCACCTGA
- the proS gene encoding proline--tRNA ligase: MAKDFSTREENYSKWYNDIVQRAGLAENSAVRGCMVIKPYGYAIWEKMQAALDKMFKDTGHSNAYFPIFIPKSFFSKEADHVEGFAKECAVVTHYRLKQDPNGKGVIVDEDAKLEEELIIRPTSETIIWDTYRNWVQSYRDLPILLNQWANVVRWEMRTRMFLRTAEFLWQEGHTAHATRQEAIEETERMLDVYAHFAEHFMAIPVLKGTKSVNERFAGAVDTYCIEALMQDGKALQAGTSHFLGQNFAKAFDVKFASQEGTLEYVWATSWGVSTRLVGALIMAHSDDHGLVLPPKLAPIQVVIVPIYKNAEQQDLVIEKARQIKEQLQGAGISVKLDDRDSYKPGWKFNEYEFQGVPVRIAIGPRDVENGTVELARRDTLEKEVFQTEGISQKIEQLLAEIQDNLYQKALAFRDRSTYKADTWEEFIDILDNKGGFILAHWDGTAETEQKIKEETKATIRLIPLNNTPEEGKCIYSGKPSTQRVVFARAY, translated from the coding sequence ATGGCTAAAGATTTTTCAACCCGCGAAGAAAATTATTCCAAATGGTACAACGATATTGTCCAACGTGCCGGCCTGGCTGAGAATTCTGCCGTCAGGGGATGCATGGTGATCAAGCCTTACGGCTATGCCATCTGGGAAAAGATGCAGGCTGCATTGGACAAGATGTTTAAAGATACAGGACATTCAAACGCTTACTTCCCAATTTTCATACCAAAGTCGTTTTTCAGCAAGGAAGCTGACCACGTTGAAGGTTTTGCCAAGGAATGTGCTGTGGTTACCCACTATCGTTTAAAGCAAGACCCGAATGGCAAAGGGGTGATCGTAGATGAAGACGCCAAACTGGAGGAAGAGTTGATTATCCGTCCAACTTCCGAGACCATTATTTGGGACACTTACCGGAACTGGGTTCAGTCCTACCGCGACTTGCCCATCTTGCTGAATCAGTGGGCAAACGTGGTACGCTGGGAGATGCGCACCCGAATGTTTCTTCGCACGGCTGAATTTTTGTGGCAGGAAGGGCATACTGCCCACGCTACCCGGCAGGAAGCCATTGAGGAAACCGAACGCATGCTGGATGTCTATGCCCATTTTGCAGAGCATTTTATGGCCATCCCCGTATTGAAAGGAACCAAATCGGTGAATGAGCGCTTTGCCGGAGCTGTTGATACCTATTGCATTGAAGCCCTGATGCAGGATGGAAAAGCCTTGCAGGCAGGAACATCGCATTTTCTGGGGCAGAACTTTGCCAAGGCTTTTGATGTCAAGTTTGCCAGTCAGGAGGGTACCCTTGAATATGTATGGGCCACCTCATGGGGTGTTTCCACCCGTCTTGTAGGCGCATTGATCATGGCTCACTCGGACGACCACGGCTTGGTATTGCCTCCCAAACTGGCACCCATCCAGGTGGTGATCGTGCCCATATATAAAAATGCTGAACAACAAGATCTTGTGATTGAAAAGGCGCGGCAAATCAAAGAGCAATTGCAGGGAGCAGGGATCTCGGTTAAATTGGATGACCGTGATTCCTATAAGCCGGGCTGGAAATTCAATGAGTATGAATTTCAGGGGGTCCCGGTGCGTATTGCCATTGGACCCCGCGATGTAGAAAATGGTACCGTTGAACTTGCCAGGCGCGACACCCTGGAAAAGGAAGTTTTTCAGACTGAAGGGATTTCACAGAAGATCGAACAATTACTGGCTGAAATCCAGGACAACCTTTACCAGAAAGCGCTTGCATTCCGTGATCGAAGCACCTATAAAGCCGACACCTGGGAAGAGTTTATTGATATTCTCGACAATAAGGGTGGGTTTATCCTGGCTCACTGGGATGGAACTGCCGAAACAGAACAAAAAATAAAGGAGGAAACCAAGGCAACAATCCGCCTTATTCCGCTGAATAACACCCCTGAAGAAGGGAAGTGCATTTATTCCGGCAAACCTTCAACACAACGGGTGGTTTTTGCCAGGGCTTATTAA
- a CDS encoding HU family DNA-binding protein — protein sequence MTKAEIVTEIANKTGIEKVAVQATVEAFMATVKNSLVKGENVYLRGFGSFIIKERAEKTGRNISKNTTIIIPAHNIPAFKPAKEFVSEVKESVVAVK from the coding sequence ATGACAAAAGCTGAAATTGTTACCGAGATTGCAAATAAAACCGGTATTGAAAAAGTTGCGGTTCAAGCAACCGTCGAGGCTTTCATGGCCACAGTGAAAAATTCACTCGTAAAAGGAGAAAATGTTTATTTAAGAGGCTTTGGTAGCTTTATCATCAAAGAAAGAGCAGAAAAAACCGGTCGTAACATTTCCAAGAATACCACCATTATTATTCCTGCCCATAACATCCCGGCTTTCAAGCCTGCGAAGGAATTCGTCAGCGAAGTTAAAGAATCGGTAGTGGCTGTAAAATAA
- a CDS encoding regulatory protein RecX, with the protein MDPQASASAMLFEEFLEKGRRYCAYRDRSKKETALRLHQLGASTELSGRVLDALENEGFLNEERFARALVRGKFRNNHWGRVRILQELAHHQVAHAIIQQALTEIDEDEYLRVLEGLTRKKYDSLKGLPPFNAKGKTAQHCIGKGFEPELVWKMVNEL; encoded by the coding sequence ATGGACCCACAAGCCTCAGCTTCCGCGATGCTCTTTGAAGAGTTCCTTGAAAAAGGGCGGCGTTATTGCGCCTACCGCGACCGCAGCAAAAAGGAAACTGCTCTGCGCCTCCATCAGCTTGGTGCCAGCACGGAGCTTAGCGGCAGGGTTCTTGATGCACTGGAAAACGAAGGCTTCCTTAACGAAGAACGCTTTGCAAGGGCTTTGGTCAGGGGCAAATTCCGCAACAACCATTGGGGCCGCGTCCGCATCCTGCAGGAACTTGCTCATCACCAGGTTGCCCATGCAATCATTCAGCAAGCCCTGACGGAGATTGATGAGGACGAATACCTCAGGGTACTGGAAGGCCTGACCCGAAAAAAATACGACAGCCTCAAGGGGCTGCCGCCCTTCAATGCAAAGGGAAAAACAGCACAGCATTGCATCGGGAAAGGATTTGAACCCGAGCTGGTCTGGAAGATGGTAAACGAATTATAA
- a CDS encoding SPOR domain-containing protein, whose amino-acid sequence MKIFFLLFSLFWVLNGWAQPVVEPEENSQQLQLDIRQDARIDQLLEAYKEVVSRERGFTGYRVQIYADAGNQSKLRTQRRKAEFDTKYPGVESYIIYDAPDFKLRVGNFRTRLDARRFLEKIARDYESAYIVVDRIEYPGFE is encoded by the coding sequence ATGAAAATTTTCTTCCTCCTTTTTTCCCTCTTTTGGGTATTGAACGGCTGGGCGCAGCCAGTTGTCGAGCCTGAAGAAAACTCTCAACAACTGCAACTTGACATTCGCCAGGATGCCAGGATTGACCAATTGTTGGAGGCCTATAAGGAAGTGGTGTCGCGCGAGCGTGGCTTCACTGGCTACCGGGTTCAGATCTATGCTGATGCAGGCAACCAGTCAAAACTCAGGACCCAAAGGCGGAAAGCGGAATTTGACACAAAATACCCGGGAGTGGAATCGTATATCATTTACGATGCACCTGATTTTAAACTAAGGGTGGGAAATTTCAGGACACGCCTGGACGCACGCCGGTTTCTTGAAAAAATAGCCAGGGATTACGAATCTGCCTACATTGTTGTTGACCGGATCGAATACCCTGGCTTTGAATAG
- a CDS encoding single-stranded DNA-binding protein, with the protein MAGVNKVILLGNLGKDPVVRSIEGGNKVANFSLATNRFFKGQDGNPVEETEWHNIVLWGRLAEIAEKYLNKGSKVYIEGRIRTRQYDDKEGNKRYITEIVGETMNMLGSRPDGSDNGPRHDNEPTSTGEVPTVDDDLPF; encoded by the coding sequence ATGGCAGGAGTAAATAAGGTGATTTTATTGGGAAATCTGGGGAAAGACCCTGTAGTTCGCTCCATTGAAGGTGGAAACAAAGTAGCTAATTTTTCTTTGGCTACCAATCGTTTTTTTAAAGGTCAGGATGGAAATCCTGTTGAAGAAACCGAATGGCATAATATTGTACTGTGGGGTCGGCTGGCAGAAATTGCAGAAAAATATCTTAATAAGGGAAGCAAGGTATATATTGAAGGCCGGATTCGAACAAGGCAATATGATGATAAGGAAGGCAATAAACGTTACATTACAGAGATCGTTGGGGAAACGATGAACATGCTTGGATCGCGTCCAGATGGTTCAGATAATGGTCCCAGACATGATAATGAGCCGACTTCCACGGGTGAAGTCCCCACTGTTGATGACGATCTGCCGTTTTAA
- a CDS encoding C4-type zinc ribbon domain-containing protein has protein sequence MAKSSKSEEEVPRQINPSTGTERSDVIIPESGNEESVELTVTKKLTALFTLQAIDTQIDKIRAIRGELPLEVEDLEDEIEGLETRIEKFRQELRELEAEITGKKAAISESQELIKKYEGQQMNVRNNREYDSLSKEIEFQTLEVQLSEKKIREYTAAMELKSETVKQVEEELEERRKDLEAKKNELDDIVAETKKEEELLLESSEKQKTAIESRLMTAYQRIRENARNGLAVVPVERDACGGCFNKIPPQRQLDIRLHKKIIVCEYCGRILVDSDIVSSVELDF, from the coding sequence ATGGCTAAAAGTTCAAAATCCGAAGAGGAAGTTCCCAGGCAAATAAACCCAAGTACCGGTACCGAAAGATCGGACGTTATTATTCCCGAGTCGGGCAATGAAGAAAGCGTTGAACTGACGGTTACGAAGAAGCTCACCGCCTTGTTTACCCTTCAAGCCATTGACACACAGATTGACAAGATTCGCGCTATTCGGGGCGAATTACCCCTTGAGGTTGAAGACCTTGAGGATGAAATTGAAGGCCTTGAGACGCGTATCGAAAAGTTCAGGCAAGAGCTCAGGGAGCTGGAAGCTGAAATTACCGGCAAAAAGGCTGCCATCAGCGAAAGTCAGGAGTTGATCAAGAAATACGAAGGTCAGCAGATGAATGTGCGTAACAACCGTGAGTATGATTCTCTTTCAAAGGAAATCGAGTTTCAGACGCTGGAAGTACAGCTTTCGGAAAAGAAGATCCGCGAGTATACCGCTGCCATGGAACTGAAGTCCGAAACCGTAAAACAGGTTGAGGAAGAACTTGAAGAGCGTCGCAAAGATCTGGAGGCCAAGAAGAACGAACTGGATGATATTGTTGCAGAGACCAAAAAGGAAGAAGAATTGCTGCTGGAAAGTTCAGAAAAGCAAAAAACAGCCATTGAAAGTCGCCTGATGACAGCCTATCAGCGTATCCGCGAGAATGCACGAAACGGGCTTGCTGTTGTTCCCGTAGAGCGTGATGCCTGCGGTGGATGCTTCAATAAGATTCCCCCCCAGCGCCAGCTCGATATCCGTTTGCACAAAAAGATCATTGTTTGTGAATATTGCGGACGCATCCTGGTGGATAGCGATATTGTAAGTTCGGTAGAACTGGATTTTTAA